Part of the Drosophila pseudoobscura strain MV-25-SWS-2005 chromosome 2, UCI_Dpse_MV25, whole genome shotgun sequence genome, GGGAGACCCGCCCAGTCTGCAGAATCTCACTTTGGGCGGAGGGGCCACACCAAATGCCTTGACTCCCTCGCCCACCCCTTCGGCAACGACAGCCCACCTGGTGGAGCACTATGGTGAGACATTCAATGCATACTACAACTACAatcatggccatggccaggctCAGGGCCAGCGCCATGTGGGCCACGTCCATGGACAGTATTCGGGGGCACCAGGACCCCAGAATGGAGCACAGTTCTTTCAgacacaacagcagcagcagctccatcagcagcagcaacagcagccgccacaTCACCATCAGaatcatcagcagcaacagcagcagcacctgcaCCATCAACTGCCGCACACAAACCACGTGCCGCATCAGATGCAggcccagcaacagcagcagcagcaacaggagcaacaacaacagcaacagcaactgtaTCATCATTTTGATTTCCAACAAAAGACGGCCAGTGCCTGTCGGGTGGTCAAGGACGAGCCGGAGGCCGACTACAACTTTAACAACTCGTATTATATGCGCTCGGCCCTGTCTGGTGTTGGTGTCgccgccgcagctgctgctgctgctacagcCGCACCCGGAACAGCATCGTCTGCCGTTGCGGCGGCGGTGTCGGCGGCGGGTGAGGTGGTGACGTCTGCCCTGTCGCCCGGCTCCGAGGTCTATGAGCCATTAACACCCAAAAATGACGAGAGTCCCAGTCTATGTGGCATTGGCGGCCCCTGCGCCACGGCTGTCGGCGACACGGACATAGCCGACGACATGCACGATGGGACGACCAACAAGAAGACGACGACGCTGCAGGTGAGCGATCGGATGATCTCTCTTCCGACATTCCTCCTCCACTAGATGATCCATGtttctttccatttccattcacaTCCCCATGTAGAACCTGGAGCCGCTAAAGAGCCATACGGTTGTGGTTGGTCTAGACAAAAGCTGTGACGATGGCAGCAGCGATGACATGAGCACAGGCATGCGGGTGCTGTCGGGTCGCGGAGCCTTTGCCAAATTTGGCAAACCATCGGCCGGACAGGCCCAACCACCGCCCCCGCCATTGGGGATGATGCATGACACGAACCAATATCAATGTACGATGGATACGATAATGCAAGCGTATAATCCGCATCGTAATGCCGGAGGCAACACACAGTTTGCCTACTGCTTCAACTAGTAGTATTCCCGGGGTAGATTTATATATAGACTTAAGCGAAAAACAACCATATCTGTTGTTTCCTGATTGTACAAAGACCAAATTGATTGTAGATATCTGCGCGTAGTTATTTGTAAGCCTGAATTGTAAATTTGTTCTTAGTGTTTTTATGTACTAGCCTAGTCAGCAGGCGGCACATTTCAATGATTCTTCAAGTGatactatatatattcctCACTTTTATCGGCAACTTTCTCTGCCATACGTTCGTTGCttcgtttgtttttggttgggTGTTCCCCCAAAAGCCCAGGGATACCCTGCTAAAACCGAACGAGGTGTTTTATTGGGCTTGAACGTATGCCAGAGAAAGTTCTTTCCCACATTTTAAGTTCCTCAAAAGCAAAGGAATCTCTGTACTGTAACAAATTTTGTCATAGCTAAAACCTGTACTTATCGAAATGCAAAATGTTTCTCTTGGTTGGTAATCATACAAAACTGTATTATTACCAGCTAAAGATTGAACATTTAAACAATTCCGAATACGCCATGACAAAAGCGTTGGCTTGTTTCGACATTTGGACATTCTTTCTTCAAGAAATGTCAGCAAATTGTCTGCCAAGACAAACCAAACATTTGTTTCGTTCTAGGATTCTTTTActgaattatttatattatatcaTATATTTATATCCTAAGTTTCCATTTGAATATCACTTCAAGTTGCATTGAAATCTGCTTAGCTTCGATTTGTAGTTTAAGAACCACGGTGCACCATTGTCATATGTTCTCTTTTATAAgctattttttgtgtgtaaaGTAATTC contains:
- the bcd gene encoding homeotic protein bicoid isoform X1, producing the protein MAQPPPDQNFYHHPLPHTHTHPPHPHPHPHPHHPHQHPQLQLPPQFRNPFDLLFDERTGAINYNYIRPYLPNQMPKPEELPDSLVMRRPRRTRTTFTSSQIAELEQHFLQGRYLTAPRLADLSAKLALGTAQVKIWFKNRRRRHKIQSDQHKDQSYDGMPLSPGLKTSEGDPPSLQNLTLGGGATPNALTPSPTPSATTAHLVEHYGETFNAYYNYNHGHGQAQGQRHVGHVHGQYSGAPGPQNGAQFFQTQQQQQLHQQQQQQPPHHHQNHQQQQQQHLHHQLPHTNHVPHQMQAQQQQQQQQEQQQQQQQLYHHFDFQQKTASACRVVKDEPEADYNFNNSYYMRSALSGVGVAAAAAAAATAAPGTASSAVAAAVSAAGEVVTSALSPGSEVYEPLTPKNDESPSLCGIGGPCATAVGDTDIADDMHDGTTNKKTTTLQNLEPLKSHTVVVGLDKSCDDGSSDDMSTGMRVLSGRGAFAKFGKPSAGQAQPPPPPLGMMHDTNQYQCTMDTIMQAYNPHRNAGGNTQFAYCFN
- the bcd gene encoding homeotic protein bicoid isoform X2; its protein translation is MAQPPPDQNFYHHPLPHTHTHPPHPHPHPHPHHPHQHPQLQLPPQFRNPFDLMPKPEELPDSLVMRRPRRTRTTFTSSQIAELEQHFLQGRYLTAPRLADLSAKLALGTAQVKIWFKNRRRRHKIQSDQHKDQSYDGMPLSPGLKTSEGDPPSLQNLTLGGGATPNALTPSPTPSATTAHLVEHYGETFNAYYNYNHGHGQAQGQRHVGHVHGQYSGAPGPQNGAQFFQTQQQQQLHQQQQQQPPHHHQNHQQQQQQHLHHQLPHTNHVPHQMQAQQQQQQQQEQQQQQQQLYHHFDFQQKTASACRVVKDEPEADYNFNNSYYMRSALSGVGVAAAAAAAATAAPGTASSAVAAAVSAAGEVVTSALSPGSEVYEPLTPKNDESPSLCGIGGPCATAVGDTDIADDMHDGTTNKKTTTLQNLEPLKSHTVVVGLDKSCDDGSSDDMSTGMRVLSGRGAFAKFGKPSAGQAQPPPPPLGMMHDTNQYQCTMDTIMQAYNPHRNAGGNTQFAYCFN